Within the uncultured Bacteroides sp. genome, the region CGTTGCCCGAATATGGGCGAATGCTGGGGCAAAGGAACAGCCACTTTTATGATTTGTGGTGAAATCTGCACACGTTCCTGTAAGTTTTGTAATACCCTTACAGGTAAACCGCTTCCTTTAAACAGAGATGAACCGCTGCATGTGGCTGAATCCATTCTTTTGATGAAGCTTTCACACGCCGTAATCACTTCAGTGGACCGTGACGATTTGCCGGATCTGGGGGCATCACACTGGGCCGATACTCTTTTCCAGATAAAACGCCTGAGCCCCGAAACAACTACAGAGGTACTAATTCCTGATTTTCAGGGAAGAATGGATTTAGTGGATATAATCATTGCAGCCAAACCAGACATTATTTCGCATAATATGGAAACTGTTCGCCGCATTAGTCCAACCGTTCGCAGTGCAGCCAACTATGAAACCAGCCTGAAAGTTATCAACAGGATTTCTCAAAGCGGACTGGTTGCAAAATCCGGAATCATGGTTGGTCTGGGAGAGACACCCACTGAAGTAGAAGAGCTGATGGACGATTTATTGCAAAACGGCTGTCAGATACTCACCATCGGGCAATACCTGCAACCATCGCATAAACATTTTCCAGTTGCGGCCTATATCACGCCTGAACAATTTGCATCTTATAAAGAAATTGGACTAAAAAAAGGATTTAACCAAGTGGAAAGCGCTCCCTTGGTGCGTTCCTCTTATCACGCGGAAAAACATATTATTAACAAACACAAAATACAAGAACCTATTCTGTAGAATATTGTTCTAAAGGAAAGAATAGAAGGAAAATCAGGATGATCAGAGCTTTTATAAAAAACGCACCCAGATTGATTATTATCAACGGAACAATCGGGCTATTGCCAATCATATTATGTATGATTCTAAGTGAATTCATACGTGATACAATAGCTATCTATATTAGTTCTGCTGTAGGTGTATTATTATCCATTATAATCTATTTTTTGATGGGATTTAGTGGCAGTCTTGTCCTTTTATCTGCATATACTATTCTGCTCCTGCTACTTGGAGGCGCTACATTTATCCCCTTCACAGCAGGTTTCCCTAATGAAATGCTTCCCTTCTACGCAGAGATTGGAACCATTATATTTGCTTCGGTTATTCTATACGAAAAAAGGAAAATAAAGAAACTGTTCCTAAAAAAAGACAGTACCCATTATGACGTAAACCTAATGCAAAGCATAGATCTGGGAGCGATATATTCCAGACTAATACAGATTCTATGCATTCCTCATTTCATAATAGCCTCTTTATTTATCATCTTCGGATCGCCACTAGGCAAAACCGCGAATCTTGTTCTGCTACATATCTTGCCTCCGGCTATTCTTATTATTGCCATCATCATTAGTCAGATAGGACTGACAATGATCCATTCATTATCAAGCAGCATTGAAAAGTATCCCATATTGAATGAGAAAGGAGATGTGATAGACAAGAAATATAGTTTCGAAACTTACTTTTATAAGAATCACTTTATAAATCCGATTATCCGCATTGCAGTCATTTCTAATGGCATGCTGTTTCTTAGCCGGCGCCCCGAGAATGTTTGCTTTAATCCATACAAGATTGATCTTCCTATGGAATCTTATCTGCTTTATGAAGAAAATCTCGAAGAAGGAGTAAATAGGACTATGGAAGAGATCTTTCCCGACAATGCAGAACTAGAGCCTCGGTTTAGCCTAAAATACCGGTTTAAGAATGCTGGAACAAACCGTCTCATCTATCTCTATATTCTCTATATTGAGGACGACAGTCTGCTTAGTTCTCCCAGATTTCATGACGGAAAGTTATGGACATTCCAGCAAATAGAGACAAATCTCGGGAAGAATTACTTTGGTGAGTGTTTTGAAAATGAGTACGAGCAATTAAAAGATGCCGCACTTATCATCGAGGAATATAAAGGAATAAAGTAGTTCCCGGTTTCTTCTTTTTACTTATATATTAAGAAGATACATGGTTTTTTAGTAAGATCAGGAAGTTTTCCCTGCCATTCTTTTACGGTTCTTGTTTTTATATATTCCCCTTCACAGGTTATATCTGCCGCAATACATAATTTTGTCTGAGGGCGACAATTGTGTATAATATCCTCTGCCATCTTATTGTTACGGTAGGGTGTTTCAATGAACAATTGCGTTTGATTTTCGTTGTAAATCCGTTGTTCCAGATGTTTAATCATTTTCACTCTTTCAGAAGGATCAATGGGTAAATATCCGTGAAACGCAAAACTTTGCCCGTTAAAACCGGAAGCCATCACAGAAAGAATGATAGAAGAAGGACCAACTAACGGAATAACTCTTAGATTTTCCCGCTGTGCTATTGCCACCACATCGGCGCCGGGATCGGCCACAGCAGGACATCCAGCCTCAGAAATCACACCCATTGGCGAGCCCGCAATCAAAGGTTTGAGATAACCGGATATTTCTTCAGGAGAAGTATGCTTATTCAAGGGATAAAAGGTGAGTAAATCAATATCTATCTCCTTATCAACCTTCTTTAAAAAACGACGAGCTGAACGAATATCCTCTACTATAAAATGCTTTAGCTGAACTATAATTTCTTTATTATAAACAGGCAACACAGACTCAATAGACGTTTCACCCAAAGTAACGGGTAAAAGGTATAAGGCAACTTCCATTCTTATTTTTTAAATTAAGGGTTAAATCTTGCATCAGCAAGCATCTTGGAATAATCAGTTATCTCCAGTAACTCTTTCAAAGACATTTCTTTATGACTTTTCATATAGGAATCCACTATTTGCATACCCATCCACGTGCCCACCATCATAGGAGAGTTATCTCCAAAGAAGGCTGTATGAGGCGCTGGTTTCATATATTTACGCAAAAGCATAGGATCAGTGCTATTAAGATGTCCATTCTGCAGAATGTATTCCCATATATTCTTCCGGTTATGATCACACCATGCTTCTTCGTCCTTGGTATAGTCAAGCTCTTCTCCAAGAGTCTTATAATCCAGAATCTTTGAAACTATATAGTGTATTGTTCCTAAATGAATCATTACATCAATCAGACGACCTTTTCCTTGTTCGGGCAAAGGATATTCACTTTGCAGATAAAAGTTAAAACAATCAGGAAGTATCCGTTCCGGCTTCATGCTTTTAAGCTGATAATCATAAAAGTATTGTTTGTACAAAGGATAATCCTCTCCCATGTATTTATCAATACTGAAGCCTAAAAGACTGTCACCCACGACAACCGATTCGTTTAATGCAGATACCTGAGAATAAACCCGAGGAATCTTGAATGAAGGAACTTCTTTCTTTAATTTTCGGAATCCTCTGGAGAATCCTTTTTCAACTTCGCTCATATCACTATATTTGGCTAAGGCATCTGCTGAAAGTTTACGAAGAGTGGAATCAGAATAAAAAACTTTCAGCTTTTCGTTAATCTTATCATCATTCACTTGACCCAGCCGTAATACATCTTCTATAAGATATTTGGTTTCCAGAAGATACTCAGTATTCATTTTCTGAAGAGCAGAGAAACTATTGAATTCCACATACTCGTTCAGCACTTTATCATAACGGATTATTTCTACCTTTTTGCCCACAACACACTTATCCTTATTTCCCGGAGTGAAATTACAGGAAAAAAAGACTAAACAAGAAAAAAGGACAAAGAATAGAAACTTTCGCATATAAAAAGGTCAGCAGTGAAAAAGTGATTACTCACTTTTTCACTGCTTAAAATTTATCCATAAATAATATTACCATTCTCATCACGGTACTGATCAAAACTTTTCTCGTATTGATCCATAGCGCGAAGGCTCATTCCCATGCTGGAGAATCCTCCATCGTGGTACAAGGTCTGCATTGTTACCTTACGAGTCAGATCAGAGAACATAGTAATACAATAATCAGCACATTCATCAGCATCTGCGTTGCCCAGAGGAGACATACGACTAGAAAAATCCATAAGTCTGTCCATACCCTTAATTCCAGAGCCGGCAGTAGTCATTGTTGGAGACTGAGAAATTGTGTTAACGCGCACGTTGTGCTCTCTACCATAAATATATCCAAAGCTACGAGCAATTGATTCTAACATAGCTTTTGCATCAGCCATATCATTGTATCCAAACAAAGTACGTTGAGCTGCAATATAACTTAAAGCAACAACGGAACCATATTCTGCAATAGCATTCATTTTTTTAGCTACCTGCATCATCTTATGAAATGAAACAGCAGAAATATCTATTGTTTTATTAAGTAAATCGTAATCCAAATCATCATACGTATGTTTTTTACGTACATTTGGAGACATACCGATTGAATGTAGAACAAAATCTATTTTTCCACCTAATACTTCCATTGAACGTAGAAACACAACTTCAAGATCTTCCACATTTGTGGCATCTGCTGCAATTACCTCGCAATTAAGCTTCTCAGCAAGTGCTGAAACTTCACCCATTCGTACTGCAACCGGGGTATTTGATAATGTGATGATGGCACCTTCCTCAACAGCTCGCTCTGCTACTTTCCAAGCAATAGATTGATCGTTTAGTGCTCCAAAAATTATACCTCTTTTACCTTTTAATAAATTATAACTCATACCTAACTAATTAGTTAATTTAGGACGCAAAGATACAAACAATTATCAAAAACAAAGAAATAGTTGCTAAGTTTAACTAAACAGGCATACTAATCGACAGAAAAACTCTTAAACCAACAAAATATACACGTAAACCAACAAAATATACACATCATAATCCTGCATCGGTCCTATATTTGCATTTGTTAATACGAGAAGTTTTTTCGCAGTGATAATTTTTATGATTTAGATTAGATTAGGTTATGATGAATTATTTCTTTCGAGGACTGTCCGTGAGAATAGTTTTCGAAAGGAATAATTAACTTCTCAAATCCAGCAATTATTTTGTATTTAGTATTGTGATTTTATAATAAAAAAAGAAAACCATAAACATGAAAAGATTGATAAGAAAGTATTTACTACTCTCTACGGCAAGCGTATTTAGTCTATTATATTGTTCCAATGTACAGGCATTTGGAAAAAAAGATGCGGGCATTGATGCGGGCATATACAATAACTTACCGTTTAAAATGTCTAAAGTGATACAACCCTCCTTTCCTGATTACCGGGTTAGCATTACCAGCTTCGGAGCAAAGGGAGACGGAATAACGGTCAATACAAAAGCTATCAACGATGCTATTAAGAAAGTTAATGCCCAGGGAGGGGGAACCGTTGTTATTCCTTCCGGATTATGGTTGACCGGTCCCATTGAACTACTTAACAATGTAAATTTATATACTGAGAAAAATGCTTTAATCGTATTTACAGAAGATTATAATGCCTATTCCATTATTAAAACCTCTTTTGAAGGACTTGAAACCCGTCGGTGCCAATCTCCTGTTTCTGCGCGTGGAGCCAGTAATATTGCAATTACCGGGATGGGAATATTTGAAGGTTCAGGAGATGCATGGCGTCCAGTAAAGAAAGACAAACTAACGGAAAGGCAATGGAAAGATCTTGTTAACTCAGGCGGAGTACTAAGCAATGACCAAAGAATCTGGTATCCTACTGCTAAATCAATAAAAGGAGCCATGGCTACTGAGAACTTCAACAACCCGACTGGAATTAATACCGATGAAGAATGGGAAAGCATAAAAGACTGGCTTCGCCCAGTGATGGTAAGTATCGTTAAGTGTAAGAATGTTCTTTTACAAGGCGTTACTTTTAAAAATTCGCCAAGTTGGTGCCTTCATCCACTTTCCTGCGAAAACATAACAATAAACGGAGTTACTGTCTCTAATCCATGGTATTCGCAAAATGGTGATGCATTGGATATGGAATCGTGCAAGAACGCTTTAATCATTAACAGTACCTTTGATGCGGGAGACGATGCTATCTGCATTAAATCAGGAAAAGACGAGGAAGGACGCAGAAGAGGCGAGCCCTGTGAAAATGTAATTGTAAAAAACAACATTGTTCTTCATGGTCACGGAGGTTTTGTAGTGGGAAGTGAGATGTCCGGAGGAGTAAAAAATATATTTGTGTCAAACTGTTCTTTTGTGGGTACCGATGTGGGACTGCGTTTTAAAAGTGCCCGTGGACGCGGTGGTGTTGTTGAAGGCATCTATATTGAGCATATTAACATGATTAACATACCTAACGAGCCTCTTCTATTTGATTTATTCTATGGCGGAAAAGCTCAGGATGAAGTGACAGAAGAAGATAAGAAAAGTTATCAATCAGAGGATGTTCCTCCTGTAACAGAAAAAACTCCAGCGTTTAGAAACATCCATATTTCCGACATTTATTGCAAAAAAACAGGAAGAGCCATGTTCTTTAACGGTCTGCCTGAAATGAGAATCCAAAATGTAACAGTTAAAAATGTAGTTATTACCGATGCTAAAGAAGGTGCAGAAGTAAGTCAGGCAGACGGCGTTACAATGGATAATATTAAAATCACGTCTCCATCAGGGAATAGCCTATCAATAAGAAATTCAAAGAATATTAAAGTTGACGGCATTGTTTTCAAAGAAATCGACAAAAAGGGCAAAACAGTAATTTTTAAATGATTTCAATCAAAAAGAGCAGGGATTGTCAGGGCTTTTATTATACATTTGCACTTTACAGAAATTTATTAACCATGAATAAGAGTATAAAAATTGCCTTGGCAATGTATTGTTGCCTTCCTTTATGTTCATTCGCCCAGAAAGCAGAAAAAAGCATTTCTATTGAAGTTCGTAACGAATGGAATAAAGCGAAAGAAAATGAGCCCGTTGTTTTAAAGGTTAAAGAGCTGAATGCAGGATTCACTGTAAAATCGGCTGTTGTTTGGGAAGGGAATACTGAAATTCCCTCTCAGCTTGATGATTTAAACGGAGATCGTAAAGCAGATGAAATCGCTTTTGTAACCAATGTACCAGCCAAAGGAAATAAAACTTTCAAAGTAGTTCTCTCTTCTGAGAAATCAACTAAGAAATACCCTTCAAAAGTATATGCTGAAATGCTGGTAAGCGATAAAAAAGGTCAGCATGTTCCTATTTCGTCTGTTTCAGTTCCTGGTGGAATACTTTATAATCAGCTTCACCACCACGGTCCGGCTTTTGAATCGGAATTGGTAGCTTACCGCATTTACTTTGATAAAAAGCAGACTGTAGATCTCTATGGTAAGTTTCATAAAGGATTCGAAATTAAAGAATCTCAGTTCTACCCTACCGATGCACAACTAGCCAAAGGATTTGGTGATGATGTACTTCGTGTTAACGCCAGTTGCGGACTGGGTACATTGAAAGGATGGGACGGTAAAAAGGCTCTTCATATTGATCCTGTAAGCAACCGTACGGAAAGTATCCTGGCTTACGGACCCGTTCGTACAGTAGTTGATGTAATTGCTAACGACTGGCAATACCAAGGCGCCGAGCTGAATATGACTACCCGTTATATTTTATATGCAGGACACCGGGATGCTGAAGTAAAAATTATGTTCGACGAATCTCTGAAGAATAAAGTTTTCTGCACCGGAGTTCAGGACATTATAAATTCTAAATCTTTCTCTGATCACAAAGGGTTAATTGCTTGCTGGGGAACAGATTGGCCTGTAAATGATACCATTAAATATGCCAAAGAAACAGTGGGACTTTCTACTTGCATTCCTCAGAAATATGTAAAGGCTGAAGTGAAAGATAAAGAGAATTATCTCTATACAGTAGGAGCAGACGGTAAAAAGTCTTTTGATTATAACATTGTATTCACATCTATGAAAGAAACATTTGGTTATAAAACTCCGGAAGCATGGTTTGCCTATGTTCAGGAGTGGAAGAAAGAACTTGAACATCCTTGTAAAGTAACAATTAAGTAAATATCAATATTTACACATATCAGTCCGGGAGATTGCACAAATAATGCACATGCAATCTCCCGGATTTTTTTATTTTTGCAACAAAGAAACAATTAAAGATAATACCACATGAAGAAGTTTGCACAGACTTCAGGTTTATGCCTGTTCCTGTTAATAAGTCTGCCCGCCATGGCGCAGAACTATGTTTCAAAAGTATGGGTAGCCGACAAGGGAGACGGCACCTACCGCAATCCTATTATTTATGCTGATTATTCTGATCCTGATGCCTGCCGTGTAGGTGACGATTATTACATGACAGCCTCCAGCTTTAACTGTATCCCAGGATTGCAGATTCTTCACTCCAAAGATCTGGTAAACTGGACCATTGTTAATGCAGCCATACCTTACGCACTTGAACCGGTGGAAGCTGTTGAAAAGCCGGAACATGGTAACAGAGTTTGGGCACCAAGTATCCGTTATCATAATAATGAATTCTATATTTTTTGGGGCGATCCTGACCAGGGAGTGTTTATGACCAAAGCAAAAGATCCTAAAGGTCACTGGAGCAAACCGGTTCTTGTGAAAGCCGGAAAGGGAATTATTGATACTACTCCTTTATGGGATGAAGATGGTAACGTGTATCTGGTTCATGCCTTTGCAGGAAGTCGTGCCGGACTAAAAAGCGTGCTTGCCGTATGTGAGCTGAATGCAGAGGCAACTCAGGCCATCACTGAATCGAGAATAGTATACGATGGTCACGACCACAACGAAACATGCGAAGGCCCTAAGTTCTATAAAAGAAATGGTTATTACTATATTTTCACCCCTGCAGGCGGTGTAGCTACCGGATGGCAGTTAGTGCTCCGTTCAAAGAATCCGTATGGTCCGTACGAGGAAAAGGTTGTAATGGCTCAGGGAAAGAGTTCCATCAACGGTCCTCACCAGGGAGCTTGGATAGATACAAATACAGGAGAAGACTGGTTCCTTAATTTTCAAGATGTTGGTGCTTACGGTCGCCTTCTTCACCTGCAACCAATGAAATGGGTAAAAGACTGGCCGGTGATTGGCGTGGATAAAGACGGAGATGGTTGCGGAGAACCTATCCTTTCTTACAAGAAACCCAATGTGGGCAATACTTATCCTATCTGCACTCCGCAGGAAAGCGATGAATTTAATACCCAAACTTTATCTCCACAATGGCAATGGCATGCAAACTATAACCCGAAATGGATTTTTCTTGCACCGGATAAAGGCTATGCACGCCTATACTCCTACCCTGTTGTTAAGGATTATAAGAATTTATGGGACGTAGCCAACCTGCTTTTACAGAAGACTCCTTCAAACGAATTCAGTGCGGTGATGAAACTACGGTTTGCTCCCAGTCCAAAATACTACGGAGAACGCACCGGTTTGCTGGTAATGGGACTCAACTATGCACTTCTTTCACTTGAGAACACGAAAGAAGGATTAATTCTCTCACAGAATGAGTGCAAAAATGCAGATAAAGGATCGGCGGAAGTAGTCAATGAATCTGTCACATTAAAGGAAAGCACAGTTTACTTTAAGGTAACATTCAATAAGGCAGCCCAGTGTGAGTTCAGTTACAGCACAGATGGGAAGAACTTCAAGAAGTTTGGCAAAAGTTTCCAGGCACGTGAAGGTAAATGGATCGGTGCAAAAATTGGAACTTTCTGCACTCGTCCGGCAATTGTAACCAATGATGGTGGATGGGCCGAGGTTGATTGGTTCCATATTGAGAAATAAAGTTATTTTTCATTTAGAATAAGACTGTTTGTTTTGCTTATAGGTAAGGCAAACAGTCTTTATTGTTTAGGTGATTTATGGGCAATAATTCTTAAATTAATGTAGAGCATTCCATAAATAGGTCTACACTTTATAAAAACATAGCGTACACTTTTATAAATTTAGGTGTAGACCTTTCTATTATATTATAAGGAATAAATAGCTTAACTATCCTGAAGTTTCACCTTAAATAAGGCCTGAAGAAGCATTAATCATTCTTGTCCCTGCTTTATTTTCCGTAACTTTGCATCAAAACATAAGTTAGAATGAAGAAATTAGTCATATTCGATTTAGACGGAACCCTGATTAACACCATTGCCGACTTGGCACAAAGCACCAATTATGCGCTGAGAAAGACCGGTTTCCCGGAACACGAAGAGAGTGAATATAAGTTCTTTGTAGGCAACGGAATAAATAAACTTTTTGAGCGCGCACTTCCGGAAGGCAAAAAGAGTGAAGAAAACATTGCAAAGATTCGCAAACACTTCCTGATTTATTACGGTGAGCATAATATGGATCGAAGCAGACCTTACCCGGGTATACCTGAACTGCTGTCTGCACTTCAGGAGAAAGGGATAATGCTTGCGGTTGCATCTAATAAATATCAGTCAGGAACAGAGAAACTTATTGAGCATTATTTTGGCAATATTCCTTTTGTTGCTGTATTCGGACTACGCGAAGGTGTAAAAGCTAAACCAGACCCTACGGTTGTAGAGGATATTCTTGCCATAGCAAAGGTTGATAAAAGTGATGTTCTCTACGTAGGCGACTCTGGCATTGACATGCTAACAGCAAAAAATGCCGGAATAACTGCTGCCGGAGTAACCTGGGGTTTTCGTCCATGTGTGGAACTGGAAGAGTTTAAGCCTGCACATATCGTAAATCAGGCAGAAGAGATTCTTTCACTCATTTAAAAGGCAGAAGGAATTCTCTATAGATAAATAAATTAGGATGAACTGTAGAAAAAGGCTGCCCGAGAAGTCAAAATATCATCGTGCAGAACTGGATTATAAATGGAAACTCTTCACATTTTCCCTGGAGGAGGATATGCATTGCTTTACGGAAAAATCCGGAAACAACAAATAAATGGGCTTTACCGGCTGAAGAATGGTTAAGTGACATTGCAATGCTATCTGCAAAACAATTTAGAACGGCATATTGCTATCAATCTACAAGTTAAAAAGGTTGCATCTATACTAACGGTCCATCATTTACAAACAATGAACAATCAGTATAAATACAACCTTTTATATGAAGAATTTCTATAACTCGTTATTGTAGGGCTCCCAGAAAAAGAGCAAAAAGAAGCGTTGCTAAAGCTGCGAGCAAAACAACAACGATGATCCAGAAAATCAGTTTATGAGTTTTCATATATACATGATGATTAATAATTCTTTCCTATACTGTCTTTATATTCCGTAGGAGTCATGCCATATTTCTGCTTAAAGCATTTACTAAAGTAACGCGGATCATTAATTCCAACCATATAAGAAATTTGCGTCATATTATACTCGCCTGTTTTAATAAGCTCAGCAGCTCTTTTTACCCGCATTTCTTTTATAAATTCAATCGGAGCCAATCCGGTCAGCATTTTCAGTTTCTTAAAGAATACAGAACGACTAACAGCCATTTCCTGCACTAAATCATCTACAATAAGATCTCCATTATCCATATTCTTTTCCATCAGTAACAGCAGTTTATCCATAAACCGGCGATCGTACAACGACATTTCCGGCTGCACAGGACTTTCTTCCTTGGGCTTAGCCATCAGATTTGCACGATAAAGTTCCTGTAACTTATGTCTTTGTGCCAGTAAATTCTCGACTCTTGCCTCCAGATAAGTCGCACTAAATGGCTTAGTTATATAATCATCGGCGCCAAATTCCAATCCTTGCAGTTTGCTCTCTATATCCGATTTGGCTGAGAGAAGTACAATAGGGATATGGCTGGTTGCCATTTCTGTTTTCAGTTCTTTTGTCAGCTCAATTCCATCCTTCTCTGGCATCATTACATCACTGATAATCATGTCCGGTACATACTTCAAAGCTTTTTCGAATCCGTCTTTACCATCAGAAGCCTCAATTACCTGGTACGTAGAACTGAAAATAGAGCGAAGGAAATACCGCAGTTCAGCATTATCTTCTATCAGAAGCATTGTTTCCTTCGACAAATCAATATTCTGATCGCAAGTATCAGTTTCTTTCAACTGTGTTTCATCGCTAAAATCTGCACTATGCAACACTTCATTCTTTTCCAGATAGTCAGTATCCGAAAGAATGAGCTCTACACTTTCATCATAATGATCCTTGCCTTTAAGAAAATGCGTTGTGAAACAACTTCCCTCGCCCAACTTACTATCTACCTGAATAGTTGCCTTGTGCATCTCTACTAATTCTTTCACCAAAGAAAGCCCGATACCTGTGCTAGGCTGATTGAAAATATTTCTGTCAACCAGATTCTCAAAGCGGGTGAAAAGAGAATTTTTCTTATTATCAGCAATTCCAATTCCCTGATCAGAAACTCCAATAGCTAACGTAGTGCCCTCATCTTTGATAAAGACCTTAATCATTTTGCCTTGCGGAGTAAATTTAAAGGC harbors:
- the lipA gene encoding lipoyl synthase, producing MERVRKPDWLKINIGSNERYTDTKRIVESHKLHTICSSGRCPNMGECWGKGTATFMICGEICTRSCKFCNTLTGKPLPLNRDEPLHVAESILLMKLSHAVITSVDRDDLPDLGASHWADTLFQIKRLSPETTTEVLIPDFQGRMDLVDIIIAAKPDIISHNMETVRRISPTVRSAANYETSLKVINRISQSGLVAKSGIMVGLGETPTEVEELMDDLLQNGCQILTIGQYLQPSHKHFPVAAYITPEQFASYKEIGLKKGFNQVESAPLVRSSYHAEKHIINKHKIQEPIL
- a CDS encoding SAM-dependent methyltransferase, which codes for MEVALYLLPVTLGETSIESVLPVYNKEIIVQLKHFIVEDIRSARRFLKKVDKEIDIDLLTFYPLNKHTSPEEISGYLKPLIAGSPMGVISEAGCPAVADPGADVVAIAQRENLRVIPLVGPSSIILSVMASGFNGQSFAFHGYLPIDPSERVKMIKHLEQRIYNENQTQLFIETPYRNNKMAEDIIHNCRPQTKLCIAADITCEGEYIKTRTVKEWQGKLPDLTKKPCIFLIYK
- a CDS encoding gliding motility lipoprotein GldB → MRKFLFFVLFSCLVFFSCNFTPGNKDKCVVGKKVEIIRYDKVLNEYVEFNSFSALQKMNTEYLLETKYLIEDVLRLGQVNDDKINEKLKVFYSDSTLRKLSADALAKYSDMSEVEKGFSRGFRKLKKEVPSFKIPRVYSQVSALNESVVVGDSLLGFSIDKYMGEDYPLYKQYFYDYQLKSMKPERILPDCFNFYLQSEYPLPEQGKGRLIDVMIHLGTIHYIVSKILDYKTLGEELDYTKDEEAWCDHNRKNIWEYILQNGHLNSTDPMLLRKYMKPAPHTAFFGDNSPMMVGTWMGMQIVDSYMKSHKEMSLKELLEITDYSKMLADARFNP
- a CDS encoding SDR family oxidoreductase; this encodes MSYNLLKGKRGIIFGALNDQSIAWKVAERAVEEGAIITLSNTPVAVRMGEVSALAEKLNCEVIAADATNVEDLEVVFLRSMEVLGGKIDFVLHSIGMSPNVRKKHTYDDLDYDLLNKTIDISAVSFHKMMQVAKKMNAIAEYGSVVALSYIAAQRTLFGYNDMADAKAMLESIARSFGYIYGREHNVRVNTISQSPTMTTAGSGIKGMDRLMDFSSRMSPLGNADADECADYCITMFSDLTRKVTMQTLYHDGGFSSMGMSLRAMDQYEKSFDQYRDENGNIIYG
- a CDS encoding glycoside hydrolase family 28 protein: MKRLIRKYLLLSTASVFSLLYCSNVQAFGKKDAGIDAGIYNNLPFKMSKVIQPSFPDYRVSITSFGAKGDGITVNTKAINDAIKKVNAQGGGTVVIPSGLWLTGPIELLNNVNLYTEKNALIVFTEDYNAYSIIKTSFEGLETRRCQSPVSARGASNIAITGMGIFEGSGDAWRPVKKDKLTERQWKDLVNSGGVLSNDQRIWYPTAKSIKGAMATENFNNPTGINTDEEWESIKDWLRPVMVSIVKCKNVLLQGVTFKNSPSWCLHPLSCENITINGVTVSNPWYSQNGDALDMESCKNALIINSTFDAGDDAICIKSGKDEEGRRRGEPCENVIVKNNIVLHGHGGFVVGSEMSGGVKNIFVSNCSFVGTDVGLRFKSARGRGGVVEGIYIEHINMINIPNEPLLFDLFYGGKAQDEVTEEDKKSYQSEDVPPVTEKTPAFRNIHISDIYCKKTGRAMFFNGLPEMRIQNVTVKNVVITDAKEGAEVSQADGVTMDNIKITSPSGNSLSIRNSKNIKVDGIVFKEIDKKGKTVIFK
- a CDS encoding DUF4861 domain-containing protein, whose translation is MNKSIKIALAMYCCLPLCSFAQKAEKSISIEVRNEWNKAKENEPVVLKVKELNAGFTVKSAVVWEGNTEIPSQLDDLNGDRKADEIAFVTNVPAKGNKTFKVVLSSEKSTKKYPSKVYAEMLVSDKKGQHVPISSVSVPGGILYNQLHHHGPAFESELVAYRIYFDKKQTVDLYGKFHKGFEIKESQFYPTDAQLAKGFGDDVLRVNASCGLGTLKGWDGKKALHIDPVSNRTESILAYGPVRTVVDVIANDWQYQGAELNMTTRYILYAGHRDAEVKIMFDESLKNKVFCTGVQDIINSKSFSDHKGLIACWGTDWPVNDTIKYAKETVGLSTCIPQKYVKAEVKDKENYLYTVGADGKKSFDYNIVFTSMKETFGYKTPEAWFAYVQEWKKELEHPCKVTIK
- a CDS encoding glycoside hydrolase 43 family protein — encoded protein: MKKFAQTSGLCLFLLISLPAMAQNYVSKVWVADKGDGTYRNPIIYADYSDPDACRVGDDYYMTASSFNCIPGLQILHSKDLVNWTIVNAAIPYALEPVEAVEKPEHGNRVWAPSIRYHNNEFYIFWGDPDQGVFMTKAKDPKGHWSKPVLVKAGKGIIDTTPLWDEDGNVYLVHAFAGSRAGLKSVLAVCELNAEATQAITESRIVYDGHDHNETCEGPKFYKRNGYYYIFTPAGGVATGWQLVLRSKNPYGPYEEKVVMAQGKSSINGPHQGAWIDTNTGEDWFLNFQDVGAYGRLLHLQPMKWVKDWPVIGVDKDGDGCGEPILSYKKPNVGNTYPICTPQESDEFNTQTLSPQWQWHANYNPKWIFLAPDKGYARLYSYPVVKDYKNLWDVANLLLQKTPSNEFSAVMKLRFAPSPKYYGERTGLLVMGLNYALLSLENTKEGLILSQNECKNADKGSAEVVNESVTLKESTVYFKVTFNKAAQCEFSYSTDGKNFKKFGKSFQAREGKWIGAKIGTFCTRPAIVTNDGGWAEVDWFHIEK
- a CDS encoding HAD family hydrolase, which encodes MKKLVIFDLDGTLINTIADLAQSTNYALRKTGFPEHEESEYKFFVGNGINKLFERALPEGKKSEENIAKIRKHFLIYYGEHNMDRSRPYPGIPELLSALQEKGIMLAVASNKYQSGTEKLIEHYFGNIPFVAVFGLREGVKAKPDPTVVEDILAIAKVDKSDVLYVGDSGIDMLTAKNAGITAAGVTWGFRPCVELEEFKPAHIVNQAEEILSLI